A single region of the Acidobacteriota bacterium genome encodes:
- a CDS encoding DUF4280 domain-containing protein: MPGQVLHQGATVLCLHAGQAQPTTTDLRVKVSGQAVVVQTTIHSVAGCTMPPPPSGNGPCATAQWVTAATRVRASGTPVLLQDSQAICVPTGTGVNVVATQTRVKAT, from the coding sequence ATGCCCGGACAGGTCCTCCACCAGGGCGCCACGGTGCTCTGCCTGCACGCGGGCCAGGCGCAACCGACGACGACCGACCTGCGGGTGAAGGTCAGTGGGCAGGCCGTCGTCGTCCAGACGACGATCCACTCGGTCGCCGGGTGCACCATGCCGCCGCCGCCCAGCGGGAACGGACCGTGTGCGACCGCGCAATGGGTGACCGCGGCCACCCGGGTCCGTGCCAGCGGGACGCCGGTCCTGCTGCAGGACAGCCAGGCCATCTGTGTGCCCACGGGCACCGGCGTCAACGTCGTGGCGACGCAGACGAGGGTCAAGGCGACATGA
- a CDS encoding GPW/gp25 family protein: MHIDFPFHFDDRGRTATTGEDDHVRDMIEQFLFTNHGERVNRPDFGSGLLQMVFEPNSDALASTLQRTAQAGLQQHLGDLIIVQVLVVSTTEATLRVDVRYTLRRNGETRTASFERGAP, from the coding sequence ATCCACATCGACTTTCCCTTCCACTTCGACGATCGCGGCCGCACGGCGACCACGGGCGAGGACGACCACGTCCGCGACATGATCGAGCAGTTCCTGTTCACGAACCACGGCGAGCGGGTCAACCGGCCCGACTTCGGGAGCGGCCTGCTCCAGATGGTCTTCGAGCCCAACAGCGACGCGCTCGCGTCGACGCTGCAGCGCACCGCCCAGGCCGGCCTCCAGCAGCATCTCGGCGACCTGATCATCGTGCAGGTGCTCGTGGTCTCGACCACCGAGGCGACCCTTCGGGTCGACGTCCGGTACACCCTGCGCCGCAACGGCGAGACGCGCACGGCCTCGTTCGAACGGGGGGCGCCATGA
- a CDS encoding putative baseplate assembly protein has translation MNRSTPSCHDERRRHEVRRHGLNGLDYLEVGDDQRTLTVYFLGAAPQGLTPHQLQIAGGERIRDIQVLDVRVCPPHDPELDTCIVVTVDKPGDFSTYTLCLVNLPDDSPFDPRYRCLSFSFKASCPTDLDCKTAAVCPSDVLPEPEIDYLAKDYASFRQLVLDRLAVVMPEWTERHVPDLGITLVELLAYVGDYLSYQQDAVATEAYLDTARQRPSVRRHARLVDYLVHEGNNARAWVHVDTSSDVTLAATELSWLTTFPGAPEPEDRLVTWDDLREVPVDRYEVFEPLLEVPEETIAFYEAHNAIPFYTWGDAQCCLVRGATSATLVDGTTGPQDTEDEQPCDQNEGDNAAPVGRERHGTGQYGQKPGHEGERPGESVPKRRLHLAPGDVLIFEEVIGPETGDSNDADPNRRHAVRLTSVEAAIDPLNGQPLLEIAWAEEDALPFPLCLSVVGPPPACALIEHVSVARGNVLLVDHGRRLDVPEDLGCVPVEAEETVCEREGRPSDVVRRPGRMRPVLARGPLTFSQPLAAGAPAARRLDQDPREAVPWIRLTSRPDSRCDADPKADASRGGVGDAQPRLWTARRDLLASSANDDHFVVEMDDRRRARLRFGDGELGSLPEAGLAFEARYRVGNGPEGNVGADRLVLAVSRSVVNGVTLRPRNPMPARGGMAPEPVAEVKLFAPQAFRQVLERAITPDDYAELAGRHPAVQRAAAELRWNGSWYEVRVAIDPLGRATADAPLLEEVKRSLYRFRRIGHDLAVRPAEYVALDFVMDVCVAPGFLRAHVKVALLDRFSNRRLPDGSLGFFHPDALSFGQGIALSRLVAAAQGVPGVESVAVRRLERLFEGPNGEIAQGVLPIGGLEIARLDNDPNFPEHGRIRFDLRGGR, from the coding sequence ATGAATCGATCCACTCCCTCGTGCCACGACGAGCGCCGCCGCCACGAGGTCCGGCGTCACGGACTGAACGGGCTCGACTACCTGGAGGTCGGCGACGACCAGCGGACGCTGACGGTGTACTTCCTGGGAGCGGCGCCGCAGGGGCTGACCCCTCACCAACTCCAGATTGCCGGCGGCGAACGCATCCGCGACATTCAGGTGCTCGACGTCAGGGTCTGTCCGCCGCACGATCCAGAGCTCGACACCTGCATCGTCGTCACTGTCGACAAGCCGGGCGATTTCTCGACCTACACGCTGTGCCTGGTGAACCTGCCCGACGACAGCCCCTTCGATCCGCGGTACCGCTGTCTGTCGTTCAGCTTCAAGGCGTCGTGTCCGACCGATCTCGACTGCAAGACGGCGGCGGTGTGTCCATCCGACGTGCTGCCGGAGCCGGAGATCGACTACCTGGCCAAGGACTACGCGAGCTTCCGCCAGCTCGTGCTCGATCGATTGGCCGTCGTGATGCCGGAGTGGACCGAGCGGCACGTCCCCGACCTCGGCATCACGCTCGTCGAGCTGCTGGCCTACGTAGGCGATTATCTGAGCTACCAGCAGGATGCCGTCGCCACCGAAGCCTACCTCGACACCGCGCGCCAGCGGCCCTCGGTGAGGCGCCACGCGCGCCTGGTCGACTACCTCGTTCACGAAGGCAACAACGCCCGCGCCTGGGTGCACGTTGACACCTCGTCCGACGTGACGCTCGCCGCGACCGAGCTGTCGTGGCTCACGACGTTTCCCGGCGCGCCCGAGCCGGAAGACCGGCTCGTGACCTGGGACGACCTGCGAGAGGTGCCGGTCGATCGCTACGAGGTGTTCGAGCCGCTGCTCGAGGTGCCGGAGGAAACGATCGCGTTCTACGAGGCGCACAACGCGATCCCCTTCTACACGTGGGGCGATGCCCAGTGCTGTCTGGTCCGCGGCGCCACATCGGCCACGCTGGTCGACGGCACGACCGGTCCTCAGGACACCGAAGACGAACAGCCGTGCGACCAAAACGAGGGTGACAACGCCGCTCCGGTTGGCCGTGAGCGGCATGGCACCGGACAGTACGGCCAGAAGCCCGGGCACGAGGGCGAGCGGCCCGGCGAGTCGGTGCCGAAGCGTCGCCTGCACCTGGCGCCAGGCGACGTGCTCATCTTCGAGGAGGTCATCGGGCCGGAGACGGGCGATTCGAACGACGCCGATCCCAATCGCCGCCATGCGGTGCGTCTCACGAGCGTCGAGGCGGCGATCGACCCGCTCAACGGGCAGCCGCTGCTCGAGATCGCGTGGGCCGAGGAGGACGCGCTCCCGTTTCCCCTCTGCCTGTCGGTTGTCGGGCCACCGCCGGCGTGCGCGCTCATCGAGCACGTCAGCGTGGCCCGCGGCAACGTGCTCCTCGTCGACCACGGGCGCCGTCTCGACGTGCCCGAGGATCTCGGCTGCGTGCCGGTCGAGGCGGAGGAGACGGTGTGTGAACGCGAGGGTCGGCCCTCGGACGTCGTCCGCCGGCCGGGGCGCATGCGGCCGGTGCTCGCGCGTGGGCCCCTCACGTTCAGTCAGCCGCTCGCGGCCGGGGCGCCTGCGGCGCGGCGGCTCGACCAGGATCCACGCGAGGCGGTGCCCTGGATCCGGCTGACCAGCCGGCCCGACTCGCGCTGTGACGCCGACCCGAAGGCGGACGCGTCACGAGGCGGCGTCGGCGACGCGCAGCCCCGTCTCTGGACGGCCCGCCGCGATCTCCTCGCGAGTTCCGCAAACGACGACCACTTCGTCGTGGAGATGGACGACCGTCGCCGCGCCCGCCTGCGCTTCGGCGATGGGGAACTGGGGAGCCTGCCCGAGGCCGGTCTCGCCTTCGAAGCGCGGTATCGCGTCGGCAACGGGCCCGAAGGCAACGTCGGCGCCGACCGGCTCGTGCTCGCCGTCAGCCGGTCGGTGGTAAACGGCGTCACGCTGCGCCCGCGCAACCCGATGCCCGCGCGTGGCGGCATGGCCCCCGAACCGGTGGCCGAGGTGAAGCTCTTCGCGCCCCAGGCCTTCCGTCAGGTCCTCGAACGTGCCATCACGCCCGACGACTATGCCGAGCTGGCCGGGCGGCACCCGGCCGTGCAGCGCGCCGCCGCCGAACTGCGCTGGAACGGCAGCTGGTACGAAGTGCGGGTGGCGATCGACCCGCTCGGTCGCGCGACGGCCGACGCGCCGCTCCTCGAGGAGGTCAAGCGGTCGCTCTATCGCTTCCGGCGAATCGGACATGACCTGGCGGTCCGTCCGGCCGAGTACGTGGCGCTCGACTTCGTCATGGACGTCTGCGTCGCTCCGGGCTTTCTGCGTGCTCACGTGAAGGTGGCCTTGCTCGACCGCTTCAGCAACCGGCGCCTGCCCGACGGGTCGCTCGGCTTCTTCCATCCCGATGCCCTGAGCTTTGGCCAGGGCATCGCCCTCAGCCGACTCGTGGCGGCCGCCCAGGGCGTGCCCGGCGTCGAGAGCGTGGCCGTCAGGAGGCTCGAACGTCTGTTCGAAGGGCCCAACGGCGAGATTGCCCAGGGGGTGCTGCCCATTGGCGGGCTCGAGATCGCGCGGCTCGACAACGACCCGAACTTCCCGGAGCACGGCCGCATCCGGTTCGACCTCAGAGGTGGGCGATGA